One genomic segment of Desulfomicrobium sp. ZS1 includes these proteins:
- a CDS encoding chemotaxis response regulator CheY, with the protein MAVNTNMRVLIVDDFSTMRRIIKNILRQLGFNNIIEADDGTAAWEVLTKDQVDFIISDWNMPQMTGIELLRKVRASEEFGDLPFLMVTAEAQQENIIEAVQAKVSNYIVKPFTAETLGQKINKIFE; encoded by the coding sequence ATGGCGGTCAATACGAACATGCGGGTGCTCATCGTTGATGATTTTTCGACCATGCGGCGGATCATCAAGAATATTCTCAGACAGCTCGGTTTCAACAACATAATCGAGGCTGACGACGGGACCGCGGCCTGGGAAGTTCTGACCAAAGACCAGGTGGACTTCATCATCTCCGACTGGAACATGCCGCAGATGACCGGCATCGAACTGTTGCGCAAAGTCCGCGCCAGCGAAGAATTCGGCGATCTGCCATTCCTCATGGTCACGGCGGAGGCCCAGCAGGAGAACATCATCGAGGCTGTGCAGGCCAAGGTGTCCAATTACATCGTCAAGCCCTTCACTGCGGAGACCCTGGGCCAAAAAATCAATAAAATCTTCGAATAA
- a CDS encoding tRNA-dihydrouridine synthase, with product MKKTLFPITADKPWLAPLAGFSDLPFRLLCHEYGCHTAVTEMVSAKGLIYASPGTNELLQTCGQDSPLVVQLFGSEEPFLVQSIERLRQAGFRYFDLNCGCPVRKVIKTGSGAALLKEPENLLKLAKSMIDAAEPGCMGFKIRLGWYVGQPVYLQVAAKLEELGAGWVTMHPRFGAQGFTGHADWSHLQTLKERVTLPVIASGDLFQAEDAIKCVEQTSVDSIMFARGALNDPSIFTRYLQLRRHEEPHAKSWQQMEDMVRRLSELYPQHGMDRLGLLKMRTLVPRFLKGLPGARALRRDIVFCKSWDEVFAILQTSMTKTEES from the coding sequence ATGAAAAAAACGCTTTTCCCAATAACCGCCGATAAGCCATGGTTGGCCCCTCTTGCCGGATTTTCGGATCTGCCCTTTCGTCTCCTCTGCCATGAATACGGATGCCACACGGCCGTGACGGAAATGGTCAGCGCCAAGGGCCTCATTTATGCCAGTCCGGGCACGAATGAGCTCCTGCAGACCTGTGGCCAGGACAGTCCCTTGGTCGTGCAGCTCTTCGGATCGGAAGAACCATTTCTTGTCCAGTCCATCGAACGTTTGCGGCAAGCGGGTTTCCGCTATTTCGATCTCAACTGCGGCTGCCCGGTACGCAAGGTCATAAAAACAGGCAGCGGCGCGGCCCTGCTCAAAGAACCGGAAAATCTCCTAAAACTCGCCAAATCCATGATCGATGCAGCCGAGCCCGGATGCATGGGCTTTAAAATTCGACTGGGCTGGTATGTAGGGCAACCTGTCTACCTGCAAGTGGCCGCAAAACTCGAAGAACTGGGCGCTGGCTGGGTGACCATGCATCCACGGTTCGGGGCTCAAGGCTTCACCGGACACGCCGACTGGTCACATTTGCAAACGCTCAAAGAAAGGGTGACTCTGCCTGTCATTGCCAGCGGAGACCTCTTTCAAGCGGAAGACGCCATAAAATGCGTCGAGCAAACCAGCGTGGACAGCATCATGTTTGCGCGCGGAGCACTGAACGATCCTTCAATATTTACACGCTATCTCCAGTTGCGACGGCACGAGGAGCCGCACGCAAAATCCTGGCAACAGATGGAGGACATGGTTCGACGGCTCAGCGAGCTCTATCCGCAGCATGGCATGGACAGGCTGGGACTCCTTAAAATGCGCACCCTGGTGCCCAGATTTCTGAAAGGATTGCCCGGTGCGCGCGCACTGCGTCGCGATATCGTTTTTTGCAAATCATGGGATGAAGTGTTTGCGATTTTACAGACCAGCATGACGAAAACCGAGGAGAGCTGA
- the fliL gene encoding flagellar basal body-associated protein FliL — protein MKSDPPAPGEQTSTEAQSTQEPQTPQDSAPAQADSPEKTQTQKPEEIQAYSLEQFQIEYTLEGKIRFLTCRFSIPDTTPIMRAEIQAKKVLIRDGIYRYLKNSPLFFLDNPQESEKLKTDITTVINQTLKSGHVSEILLEEYVVK, from the coding sequence ATGAAATCCGATCCGCCAGCCCCCGGAGAACAAACCTCCACAGAGGCGCAAAGCACCCAAGAGCCGCAAACGCCCCAAGACTCTGCCCCTGCCCAAGCCGATTCTCCCGAAAAAACCCAGACCCAGAAGCCGGAAGAAATCCAGGCATATTCTCTTGAACAATTCCAAATCGAATATACTCTTGAAGGAAAAATCCGTTTCCTGACCTGCCGTTTTTCCATACCGGATACGACCCCCATCATGCGGGCTGAAATCCAGGCAAAAAAGGTGCTCATCCGTGACGGGATATACCGGTATCTGAAAAACTCGCCCCTTTTTTTCCTGGATAATCCGCAGGAATCCGAAAAATTGAAGACAGATATAACAACTGTCATCAATCAAACCTTAAAAAGCGGCCACGTCTCTGAAATTCTTTTAGAAGAATATGTGGTGAAATAA